The Amycolatopsis sp. NBC_01480 genome segment ACGCCGTGGTGCCGGTGAGGGCGTTGAACCGCAGGCCGAGGCCGCCGTCCCCGATGAGGCTCAGCTCGGCGGGCTCCGCCTCGGTGATCCTCGCCAGCGGGACGTGCCGGCGCGGCAGGCCGAACGCGCCCATCCGGATCGTCACCCCGCTCGCGTCGACCCGCGCCTGCACCCGGTGGGTCATGGCGCCGACGAGCGCGAACAGCACCGTGAGCAGCACGGCCGTGGTCCAGCTGAACGAGGTCGTGGTGGCCAGCAGGGTGGTGATCACGGCGGCGGCGAGCGGCGGCGTCACGAGCAGCACGGCGTTCGACGCGCTGCCCACCCAGACCGCGCGCTGGCCCGGCCGGAGCCCGACCGTCGCATCGGTCGCCGATGGCCCGGCCGCCACGGTGACGGCGCCTCCTCCGGCCAGGCCGCCGATGACGCCGAGCACGGCCGCGCCCGCCAGCGCGAGGAACACCGGCAGCGGGCTCCCGGCGTGCTGCCAGTCCGGCGCGTCGAGGTTCGCGAGCAGCACCCCGGTCAGCGTCGCGGCGGGGATCGCCGCGATCGTCGTGGCCACGCCCGCCCCGAGCCGGGGGAGTGATTCTCCCTTGCGCAGCAACACAATCGCGAGCGCGGTGAGGGCGAGCGTGAGCACCGCCCCGGCGATGGTCATCACCAGCGTGATCGAGCCGGGCGAGGCCGTGTTGTTGACGCTGTCGCCGTTCCAATGCGTGGCGATCGGGTCCGGCAGCCGGCCCGCCCAGGAGCCGGCGAGCACCGCGGCGACGGCGGTCGCGGCGCCGGGCAGGACCAGCGTCGAGACCAGGGCGCGGGCGAGACGGGTGCGGTTCATGCGTACCTCTCCTTGAGCATCGAAGCCAGTTCCTCCGGGCCGACGCCGGACCGGCGCGCCTCGTCCACCAGTGCCGTCACCAGCTCGCCGAGCCGGGCGAGCGGCTGGGCGCCGCCGATGACCACCGCGCCACGGCGACGTCGCAGGTCGATGAGGCCTTCGTCGCGAAGCAGCGCGTACGCGCGCAGCACCGTGTGGACGTTGATCTCCAGCGACCCCGCCAGCTCCCGCGCGGGTGGCAGCTGCTCGCCCGCGGTGAGCGTCCCGTCGGCGACGGCGCGGCGAAGCGAGGCCGCCACCTGTTCGAACAGCGGGGCGGTTGAGCCGGGATCGATGCGGACCAACATAGTTCTAACTG includes the following:
- a CDS encoding GntR family transcriptional regulator, coding for MLVRIDPGSTAPLFEQVAASLRRAVADGTLTAGEQLPPARELAGSLEINVHTVLRAYALLRDEGLIDLRRRRGAVVIGGAQPLARLGELVTALVDEARRSGVGPEELASMLKERYA